The genomic region TCAGTGTCGGGAATCTTTCGAGCACAGCCTGGAGGAGGCGATTTCCGTCCTTCAGGAGGACCGCGCCCGGGAGGGGGAGGTGCTCAGGAATGATTTTCTGGAGCGCGCCCGAATAATCGAGTCGATGATGAAAAAAATCGAGGCGTCGGCGCCCCAGGCCGTCGGGCAGTACCGGGAGCGGCTCAAAAGGCGCATTGGAGAGCTTTCCGAGGTGGATGTGGATCCGGGTCGACTGGAGCAGGAGGTGGCGATTTTCGCCGATCGGTGCGACATCACCGAGGAGATCGTTCGATTCTGTGCACACAGGGACGCCCTCATCGAGGCCGTCACCGGGGGGAGCCCCGCGGGGAGGAGGATCGAATTCATCCTCCAGGAGCTGGGACGGGAGATCAATACCATCGGGAGCAAGAACCAGGACACCGACATCTCCAAACTGGTGGTGGACGTAAAGGTGGAGCTTGAGAAGATGCGGGAGCAGGCGCAGAACGTGGAGTAGCCCCGCCCCCGTTTGAAAAGGAAAGTGAGACCATGGCATCTGACGATTATCGCCTTCTCAACCTCGGATTCGGCAATTTGGTGATGGTCCATCGGGTTATCGCCATTGTCAATCCGGATTCCTCCCCCATGAAACGGCTCAGGGAGGAAGCGAAGCAATCGGGGAGGATCATCGATGTGACACACGGACGGAAAACACGATCGATTATCATCACCGATTCCCACCATGTGATCCTCTCGGCGATA from Candidatus Zymogenaceae bacterium harbors:
- a CDS encoding YicC family protein, with the protein product MTVLYSMTGYGSALWDAPIGRYRIEIKSLNHRFLETRIKLPPVIDAWEFPSTKMLTRMLDRGRVSVVVSEVPGEVERGAPHLNMTLAAAYVDVMTRLKEEFNLSGEVTVDTVSRMRDVIVVSDTAHDIDQCRESFEHSLEEAISVLQEDRAREGEVLRNDFLERARIIESMMKKIEASAPQAVGQYRERLKRRIGELSEVDVDPGRLEQEVAIFADRCDITEEIVRFCAHRDALIEAVTGGSPAGRRIEFILQELGREINTIGSKNQDTDISKLVVDVKVELEKMREQAQNVE
- a CDS encoding DUF370 domain-containing protein, coding for MASDDYRLLNLGFGNLVMVHRVIAIVNPDSSPMKRLREEAKQSGRIIDVTHGRKTRSIIITDSHHVILSAIQTDTIAQRLAAHPTKGDGSPGR